A single genomic interval of Pedosphaera parvula Ellin514 harbors:
- a CDS encoding PQQ-binding-like beta-propeller repeat protein, with product MNAELKRSLGMRFSTLLFPPAGLVVLWRSTLGKGRKLFGTFFVLLYCIPYTALIVWLMIRFTGLQVEWRGGFPPVLTYSKTLPNFEALEKNRAQHAQQTSSNISAPTNNSIPYWTDFRGPRRDGIYDETPIRTNWPAKGLIELWHQPIGGGYGSFVVAHGLAFTMEQRRDCEVATAYDLQTGREVWTNGWAGYFQESMGGDGPRATPVSDGDKIYAQGAEGELRCIEALNGKTIWSKNILTDNGASELAYGMASSPLIVGEKLIVQPGGPNGRSVVAYNKHTGAVIWKSLDDPAAYSSPMRVNLAGKEQLLIVTATRAVGLDVESGKLLWEQPWVVNLNNRNIAQPVVLSSNQFLLSAGYNTGCQAVEITRSESGFAARTIWKNKFLKNKFTSSVVSNGYIYGLDEDILTCLDARSGERKWKDGRYGYGQLLLAEGRLIILTGEGELALVIATPERHEELARFQAIHGKTWNHPAIDHGKLLVRNAVEMACFNLTP from the coding sequence ATGAACGCAGAACTGAAACGATCGTTAGGGATGAGATTCAGCACCCTTCTATTTCCCCCTGCTGGACTGGTCGTTCTCTGGCGCAGTACACTTGGGAAGGGAAGGAAACTCTTCGGAACTTTCTTCGTTCTGCTTTATTGCATTCCTTATACTGCTCTTATTGTTTGGCTGATGATACGCTTTACCGGTTTGCAGGTGGAATGGCGTGGTGGATTTCCCCCTGTGCTTACTTATTCAAAAACGCTCCCAAACTTTGAAGCTCTGGAAAAGAATCGTGCTCAACATGCTCAACAAACCTCAAGCAATATCTCCGCGCCGACAAATAATTCCATTCCTTACTGGACGGATTTCCGTGGACCAAGGCGAGATGGAATTTATGATGAGACTCCCATCCGGACCAACTGGCCAGCCAAAGGACTGATCGAACTCTGGCATCAGCCGATAGGCGGCGGCTATGGTTCTTTCGTTGTGGCACACGGTCTGGCCTTTACCATGGAACAACGCCGCGACTGTGAAGTCGCCACCGCGTATGATCTGCAAACAGGTCGCGAAGTTTGGACTAATGGCTGGGCCGGTTACTTTCAGGAATCCATGGGCGGAGACGGTCCCCGCGCCACACCTGTCTCTGACGGGGATAAAATCTACGCCCAGGGCGCAGAAGGGGAATTACGATGCATTGAGGCATTGAATGGAAAAACAATTTGGTCAAAAAACATTCTGACCGACAATGGTGCCTCGGAACTTGCCTATGGCATGGCTTCTTCCCCATTGATAGTTGGAGAAAAGCTGATCGTGCAACCCGGTGGTCCTAATGGCAGATCTGTCGTGGCTTACAACAAGCACACCGGCGCTGTCATTTGGAAGTCGCTTGATGACCCCGCCGCATACAGTTCACCCATGCGGGTAAACCTCGCCGGCAAAGAACAATTACTCATCGTCACCGCAACCCGTGCCGTTGGATTGGACGTGGAATCCGGCAAACTGCTCTGGGAACAACCTTGGGTGGTAAATCTCAACAATCGCAATATTGCCCAACCGGTTGTGCTGAGCAGCAATCAATTCTTACTTTCCGCAGGATACAATACCGGCTGCCAGGCTGTCGAAATTACCAGGTCTGAATCAGGCTTTGCCGCCCGGACGATTTGGAAAAATAAATTCCTGAAAAACAAATTTACCAGTTCGGTCGTCTCGAATGGCTACATTTACGGTTTGGATGAAGACATACTGACTTGTCTGGACGCCCGTTCCGGTGAGCGAAAATGGAAGGATGGCCGGTACGGCTACGGTCAACTGCTGCTCGCGGAAGGCCGCCTGATCATCCTGACTGGCGAAGGTGAACTGGCATTGGTTATAGCCACCCCTGAAAGGCATGAAGAATTGGCGCGATTTCAAGCAATTCATGGAAAAACCTGGAATCATCCCGCCATCGACCATGGTAAACTCCTGGTCCGTAATGCCGTGGAAATGGCCTGTTTTAACCTGACACCATGA
- a CDS encoding MFS transporter, whose translation MPSPTTETKSTRQGDASASSSPWYRGVTSYQWLVLAIASAGWVFDSFEGQVFNLTRDHLLTDILHLGINAPEIKQYGDILLAVFLVGGTVGGLLFGSVADKWGRRPAMAATILMYSVFSGLTFFATNLWHVGVLRFLVAMGVGGEWAVAASLVAEIFPARSRAHASGIFHATSVLGTWCAALAGMAVGAQWRYAYLIGILPALLILWVRSSVQEPESWKQAGTKAASGEGKQLGSFRDLLLNPQWNRRALLGMLLAAIGLGSFWGVTVAGQDLVKQLLLSNGVDLETARKKAQFAYGIVQTIGGGLGLVSFGPLCVWLGRKRAFMLMHIAAFIIVPVTCYLPSTYTQLLILLPIFGFLTLSIHAGYAIYFPELFPNHLRATGTGFCFNGGRILAASILVISGWLKAMPGMDLRLAITILGCLFPLGVIVIYFLPETKGQQLPE comes from the coding sequence ATGCCCTCGCCCACAACAGAAACCAAATCTACCAGGCAGGGAGATGCATCTGCTTCTTCCTCCCCATGGTATCGTGGTGTGACTTCCTATCAATGGCTCGTGCTTGCAATCGCTTCGGCCGGTTGGGTTTTTGACTCCTTTGAAGGACAGGTTTTTAACCTCACTCGCGATCATCTGCTCACTGATATTCTGCATCTCGGCATCAACGCTCCTGAAATCAAGCAGTATGGTGACATTTTGCTCGCCGTTTTCCTTGTCGGAGGCACGGTAGGCGGACTTCTGTTCGGCTCGGTCGCAGATAAGTGGGGCCGCCGTCCCGCGATGGCTGCGACAATTTTGATGTATTCCGTTTTTTCAGGCCTGACGTTCTTTGCGACCAACTTGTGGCACGTGGGAGTGTTGCGCTTCCTTGTCGCCATGGGGGTGGGTGGTGAATGGGCTGTTGCTGCAAGCTTGGTAGCTGAGATTTTCCCCGCCCGCTCACGAGCCCATGCGTCAGGAATATTTCACGCAACAAGTGTTTTGGGAACCTGGTGCGCAGCACTCGCAGGAATGGCTGTGGGTGCTCAATGGCGCTACGCTTATCTAATCGGAATCCTTCCAGCTTTGCTGATCTTGTGGGTCAGGTCATCCGTGCAGGAACCGGAGAGCTGGAAGCAGGCCGGGACCAAGGCCGCGTCAGGGGAAGGAAAACAACTGGGCAGCTTTCGTGACCTCCTGCTGAATCCTCAATGGAATCGTCGCGCACTTCTGGGGATGCTTTTGGCCGCCATCGGCCTTGGGAGTTTCTGGGGTGTCACCGTTGCTGGACAAGATCTGGTCAAACAGCTTCTCCTTTCAAATGGGGTTGATCTGGAGACAGCCCGCAAGAAGGCGCAGTTCGCCTATGGAATCGTACAAACCATCGGAGGCGGACTTGGTCTGGTTTCGTTTGGTCCTCTATGCGTCTGGCTCGGTCGCAAACGAGCATTCATGCTGATGCATATCGCAGCATTCATTATCGTCCCGGTCACCTGCTACCTGCCCTCGACCTATACCCAATTGCTCATCCTACTTCCGATTTTCGGATTTCTAACACTCAGCATCCACGCAGGCTACGCCATTTACTTTCCAGAGCTGTTCCCCAATCATCTTCGCGCCACTGGAACAGGATTCTGCTTCAACGGTGGCCGCATCCTTGCAGCCTCTATTCTGGTAATCTCAGGTTGGCTGAAGGCAATGCCCGGAATGGATTTGCGACTGGCAATCACCATCCTGGGATGCCTCTTCCCATTAGGCGTGATCGTAATTTATTTCCTTCCAGAAACCAAGGGTCAGCAACTGCCTGAATAA
- a CDS encoding PIG-L deacetylase family protein, translated as MKLDFGRERVLAVVAHPDDAELLCAGTLARAKAEGAEIGVCVMCRGDKGQPSQPIKNLAAVRRREMSAAGKLLGAKLYFGESPDGELVDDLAKRLKLVEIYRQFKPTLVLAHDLADYHPDHRAAGQLAEAASWFCASRGQKTRSTAMASAPVLWWMDAINMLGFTPGFYVDVSRYAALKTEMLACHKSQLLRGDDRDFSPLSELLQLQFTTRGSESGVAAAEAFRAHLAFKRVRAW; from the coding sequence ATGAAATTAGATTTTGGCAGAGAGAGAGTTCTGGCCGTAGTGGCTCATCCGGATGATGCCGAGTTACTTTGTGCCGGCACGTTGGCGCGCGCAAAAGCGGAGGGAGCAGAAATTGGAGTATGCGTCATGTGTCGTGGTGACAAAGGTCAGCCCAGCCAGCCAATAAAAAATCTGGCTGCTGTTCGTCGCAGGGAAATGTCTGCGGCAGGCAAGTTGTTGGGAGCTAAATTATACTTTGGCGAAAGTCCTGATGGCGAGTTGGTGGATGATCTGGCAAAGAGGTTGAAGTTGGTTGAGATTTATCGCCAATTCAAACCGACATTGGTGCTCGCGCACGATCTTGCAGATTATCATCCGGATCATCGGGCGGCGGGTCAACTGGCGGAAGCTGCTTCGTGGTTTTGCGCCTCGCGTGGGCAAAAAACGCGTTCAACAGCGATGGCGTCGGCTCCAGTGCTGTGGTGGATGGACGCGATCAACATGCTGGGGTTTACACCTGGTTTTTATGTGGATGTTTCACGTTATGCGGCTTTGAAGACGGAGATGCTGGCTTGTCACAAGAGCCAGTTGTTGCGTGGAGACGACAGAGACTTTTCACCTTTGTCAGAACTGTTGCAATTGCAGTTTACGACGCGTGGATCGGAAAGCGGTGTTGCTGCCGCTGAAGCTTTCCGGGCACATCTTGCATTCAAACGTGTGCGAGCGTGGTAG
- a CDS encoding Gfo/Idh/MocA family protein: protein MKLKLGFIGIGAMGLSHVKSFHEGCGQQAEAVAICSSNEINIAKALAIAPKAGVYKSSEEVIHSDLDAVVVSTPNFTHVPLALETLRAGKHLFLEKAVGVNKEECGELLAMADKTDRVLMIGHELRYSAYFQKIKELLDAGEIGVPRMVWCKEFRGPFQKKSHDWIQDSRKSGGALVDKNCHHFDLMNWWVGARPKRVCAFGGNAVERVIGGEHQVLDHATVSWEYENDVRGTLQLCMFAPELQGEDLEMGIVGDKGIIQTRISKIQILLWKRNAEKKEPVVYDVEARRGTGWGNHLGFDEIHEAFIKAVLEGKRPLTTVRDCVDGTLLAIAAEESIRKKAIVEL, encoded by the coding sequence ATGAAATTAAAACTCGGATTTATTGGAATCGGGGCCATGGGCTTAAGCCATGTGAAATCCTTTCATGAAGGTTGTGGGCAGCAGGCTGAAGCGGTGGCGATCTGTTCCAGCAATGAAATCAATATTGCAAAAGCATTAGCAATTGCTCCGAAAGCAGGGGTTTACAAAAGCAGCGAAGAAGTTATTCATTCCGACTTGGATGCGGTGGTTGTCTCCACGCCGAACTTTACGCATGTGCCACTGGCATTGGAAACATTGAGAGCAGGCAAGCATCTTTTTTTAGAGAAGGCTGTAGGGGTTAATAAGGAAGAATGCGGAGAATTGCTGGCAATGGCCGATAAAACTGACCGTGTGCTCATGATTGGTCATGAGCTGCGTTACTCCGCTTATTTCCAAAAAATCAAGGAACTGCTGGATGCCGGTGAAATTGGAGTTCCACGAATGGTTTGGTGCAAGGAGTTTCGCGGGCCGTTTCAAAAGAAGTCCCACGATTGGATACAGGACTCTCGAAAATCGGGCGGTGCTTTGGTGGACAAAAATTGTCATCACTTCGATCTGATGAACTGGTGGGTGGGGGCGCGTCCAAAGAGAGTTTGTGCCTTTGGTGGCAACGCAGTGGAGCGGGTGATCGGAGGCGAGCATCAGGTGCTCGATCATGCCACGGTGTCGTGGGAATATGAAAATGACGTGCGAGGAACATTGCAACTTTGCATGTTTGCACCGGAGTTGCAGGGTGAGGATCTCGAAATGGGAATCGTGGGGGACAAAGGAATCATTCAAACCCGCATCTCCAAAATCCAGATCCTATTATGGAAACGCAATGCTGAGAAAAAGGAGCCTGTTGTTTATGATGTTGAAGCCAGGCGCGGAACAGGGTGGGGGAATCATCTCGGATTTGATGAGATACACGAGGCCTTCATAAAAGCCGTCTTGGAAGGCAAAAGGCCGCTCACGACCGTTCGTGATTGTGTGGACGGGACATTGCTGGCAATCGCGGCTGAAGAGTCGATTCGAAAGAAAGCAATTGTTGAATTGTAG
- a CDS encoding threonine synthase has protein sequence MNFVTHLECANCGKRYEANLVHNLCTACQRPLWVKYDLEALKTKFPKKALLGRPSTMWRYLEMLPIQDPDKIVSLTETTTPILQTKRLAASFGLDNLFVKDESRLPTGSFKSRGMTMAISKANEFGIKKVAVPTAGNAGGAMAAYAARAGMEAYVFMPEDTPAINKKECYLAGAKTFLVNGLITDCGRIVGEGKQIKNWFDVSTLKEPYRIEGKKTMGLELAEQFDWELPDVILYPTGGGTGLIGMWKAFAELEAMGWLKTSKKPKMISCQSEGCAPISTAFEKGERFAPKFENASTIASGIRVPAAVGDFMILDAVRQSGGVALATPEADIPKWMQLAASMEGIALCPETAVCLGALEVLLKRGTIKNTDRILIFNTGASQKYPEAVNEQLSRIDIKKPIDWAQI, from the coding sequence ATGAATTTTGTCACTCACCTTGAATGCGCCAATTGCGGCAAGCGCTATGAAGCTAATCTGGTCCACAATCTTTGCACCGCCTGTCAGCGTCCCCTCTGGGTCAAATATGACCTCGAAGCATTGAAAACCAAGTTTCCGAAGAAGGCTCTCCTGGGTCGCCCATCAACCATGTGGCGCTACTTGGAAATGCTCCCCATTCAAGACCCGGACAAAATCGTTTCCCTCACCGAAACCACCACCCCCATCCTCCAAACCAAACGTCTTGCTGCTTCGTTCGGCTTGGACAACCTGTTCGTTAAGGATGAAAGCCGACTGCCAACCGGCAGCTTTAAATCCCGTGGCATGACCATGGCCATCTCGAAGGCCAACGAATTCGGCATTAAGAAAGTCGCGGTTCCAACTGCAGGCAATGCCGGTGGCGCGATGGCTGCCTATGCGGCTCGTGCCGGCATGGAAGCTTACGTCTTCATGCCCGAAGATACGCCGGCGATTAACAAGAAAGAATGCTATCTGGCCGGTGCCAAAACCTTTCTGGTGAACGGCCTGATTACCGATTGCGGTCGCATTGTCGGTGAAGGCAAGCAGATCAAAAACTGGTTTGATGTCTCCACGCTCAAGGAGCCGTATCGCATCGAAGGCAAAAAAACCATGGGTCTCGAACTCGCAGAACAGTTCGACTGGGAATTGCCCGACGTTATACTCTATCCAACCGGCGGCGGCACCGGATTGATTGGCATGTGGAAGGCATTTGCGGAATTGGAAGCCATGGGCTGGTTGAAGACTTCCAAAAAACCGAAAATGATCTCCTGTCAGAGCGAAGGTTGCGCCCCTATCTCAACCGCCTTCGAAAAGGGCGAACGGTTTGCTCCCAAATTCGAAAACGCCTCCACCATCGCCAGTGGAATTCGCGTCCCTGCCGCTGTTGGAGACTTTATGATTCTTGACGCTGTGCGTCAAAGCGGTGGCGTGGCTCTGGCAACACCGGAGGCTGATATTCCGAAATGGATGCAATTGGCTGCATCGATGGAAGGCATTGCTCTCTGTCCCGAAACAGCAGTTTGCCTGGGTGCCCTTGAAGTGTTGCTCAAACGCGGTACCATCAAAAATACAGACCGCATTCTAATCTTCAACACCGGGGCTTCCCAAAAATACCCGGAAGCGGTGAACGAGCAGTTGTCCCGCATTGATATCAAGAAACCCATCGACTGGGCTCAGATATAG
- a CDS encoding DUF3185 family protein, protein MNKAIGLALLVGGIVLLIFGFQASHSFSSDVSRTFTGSPTDKSVWMIVGGAVAAIAGLVMSLRGGSRL, encoded by the coding sequence ATGAATAAAGCAATTGGTTTAGCACTGCTCGTCGGCGGGATCGTATTGTTAATCTTCGGCTTTCAAGCCTCGCACTCATTCAGTTCGGATGTGTCGAGAACCTTCACGGGCTCGCCCACGGACAAATCGGTGTGGATGATTGTTGGCGGCGCCGTGGCTGCCATTGCAGGCCTGGTCATGAGTCTGCGTGGCGGTTCGAGGTTGTAA
- a CDS encoding NAD(P)H-dependent oxidoreductase, whose protein sequence is MKVFIVYAHPEPKSLNAELLKFSVQVLKEDGHEVQVSDLYAMKWKAVADRDDFPWLSHDERLDYATASGEAFTLKKQLPEIEAEQEKLLWADFVIFQFPLWWYSMPAILKGWVERVYTYYFAYGIGEHGGERWGDRFGEGTLKGRKAMIVTTAGGREPHYRPRGVNGYMEDLLWPIQHGIFFYPGMDSLPAFTPFEVGHRTTPEEFEKIKFNYRERLLTLETTPIIQYRSQNGGDYDGQQVLKPGREGKGITGLAIHQINPRVKSYGGES, encoded by the coding sequence ATGAAAGTGTTCATCGTATATGCTCACCCGGAACCGAAATCGCTTAATGCCGAGCTTTTGAAATTTTCGGTTCAAGTGCTAAAAGAGGATGGCCACGAAGTTCAAGTTTCGGACCTCTATGCAATGAAATGGAAAGCAGTTGCTGACCGTGATGATTTTCCGTGGCTGAGTCATGATGAGCGGCTCGATTATGCGACCGCATCAGGTGAGGCTTTCACACTGAAAAAGCAGCTGCCAGAAATTGAAGCTGAGCAGGAGAAGCTTCTGTGGGCCGATTTCGTCATTTTCCAATTTCCTCTCTGGTGGTATTCGATGCCTGCAATTTTGAAGGGCTGGGTCGAGAGGGTTTACACTTATTATTTCGCCTACGGTATCGGTGAGCACGGTGGAGAAAGGTGGGGAGACCGTTTTGGCGAAGGCACCCTCAAAGGCCGTAAAGCAATGATTGTAACGACCGCGGGTGGACGGGAGCCTCATTATCGCCCTCGTGGCGTCAATGGATACATGGAGGATTTGCTTTGGCCGATTCAGCACGGGATTTTCTTTTATCCAGGCATGGATTCGTTGCCTGCTTTCACGCCTTTTGAAGTGGGTCATAGAACCACGCCTGAAGAATTTGAGAAGATCAAATTTAATTACAGAGAAAGACTGCTTACCCTTGAGACAACTCCAATCATCCAGTATCGCTCACAGAACGGGGGCGACTATGATGGGCAACAAGTCTTAAAACCCGGCCGTGAGGGCAAAGGAATTACAGGCTTGGCGATTCATCAAATTAATCCTCGTGTTAAAAGCTACGGGGGAGAATCCTGA
- a CDS encoding winged helix-turn-helix transcriptional regulator produces MNYNECPITRTLEVIGGKWKPIILHYLAECPRRSGELARLIPHASGKMLTQQLRELEVDRIVRRKVYREVPPRVEYSLSPLGESLRPIMIAMCAWGDANPKSRR; encoded by the coding sequence ATGAACTACAACGAATGTCCAATCACGAGAACTTTGGAGGTAATTGGAGGCAAGTGGAAACCAATCATTCTTCATTACCTTGCCGAATGCCCTCGCCGTTCCGGCGAGCTTGCCCGCCTTATTCCACACGCCAGCGGAAAGATGCTTACCCAGCAATTACGCGAACTGGAAGTTGATAGAATTGTTCGAAGAAAAGTCTATCGTGAAGTGCCACCCAGGGTGGAATATTCCCTTTCTCCCTTGGGCGAATCACTCAGGCCGATTATGATCGCCATGTGCGCTTGGGGTGACGCCAATCCAAAATCGCGCCGTTGA
- a CDS encoding FAD-binding oxidoreductase, protein MAPGELILSELRQLVGLENVLIKPEDLISYSFDGTAAMQQLPGCVVFVTTTEQISALLKFANKTKTAVVTRGSGTGLSGGSLPSKDCIVMCTARMDKILEVDRANLTMLVEPGVTTLSIADTATAAGLFYPPDPGSMKISTIGGNVAENSGGLRGLKYGVTRNYVMGMEVVLPDGEVMWLGNKCVKDVAGYSLKDLFVGSEGTLGVITKVLLRLIPKPQAKKTMVATFSQMDQAAEAVSAIIAAQVIPCTLEFLDRMTIKCVEDFAKIGLPLDCEALLLMETDGHPAVVAEEAAQMEKCCRDCGCIEVRVAKDDAEANKLASARRSAFSALARISPTTILEDATVPRSELAKMIRFVEAIAKKYNLKVGTFGHMGDGNLHPTFLTDERNKEEMHRVEEAFKEIFDEAIRLGGTITGEHGVGLAKKSFLPKFLGDAQMRVLRDLRKSLDPHGILNPGKMFD, encoded by the coding sequence ATGGCTCCAGGCGAACTTATACTTTCTGAATTGCGGCAGTTGGTGGGATTGGAAAACGTCCTTATCAAGCCGGAAGACCTTATCTCCTATTCCTTCGACGGCACAGCCGCGATGCAACAACTCCCCGGCTGCGTGGTCTTCGTCACCACCACTGAACAAATTTCCGCGCTCCTTAAATTCGCCAATAAAACCAAAACTGCGGTGGTCACGCGCGGCTCCGGCACCGGCCTCAGCGGCGGCAGTCTGCCCAGTAAGGACTGCATCGTCATGTGCACCGCCCGCATGGATAAGATTCTCGAAGTGGACCGCGCGAACCTGACCATGCTCGTCGAACCCGGTGTCACCACGCTCTCCATCGCCGACACTGCGACCGCAGCCGGACTCTTTTACCCACCTGACCCCGGCTCCATGAAGATTTCCACCATCGGTGGCAATGTCGCCGAAAACTCGGGCGGCCTGCGCGGCCTGAAGTACGGGGTCACGCGCAACTACGTCATGGGCATGGAAGTCGTTCTCCCCGATGGCGAAGTCATGTGGCTCGGCAACAAGTGCGTAAAGGATGTCGCCGGTTATTCCCTGAAGGACCTCTTCGTTGGCTCGGAAGGCACCCTCGGCGTCATCACTAAGGTGTTGCTCCGCCTCATCCCAAAGCCCCAGGCAAAGAAGACAATGGTCGCCACGTTCTCACAAATGGACCAGGCCGCCGAAGCCGTCTCTGCCATCATTGCCGCCCAAGTGATTCCCTGCACCCTTGAGTTTCTTGATCGCATGACCATCAAGTGCGTCGAAGATTTTGCCAAAATCGGACTGCCCCTCGATTGCGAAGCCTTGTTGCTAATGGAAACCGACGGCCATCCCGCCGTCGTCGCCGAAGAAGCCGCTCAAATGGAAAAATGTTGTCGCGACTGCGGCTGCATCGAAGTCCGCGTGGCCAAGGACGATGCCGAAGCCAATAAGCTCGCGAGCGCCCGCCGCTCCGCCTTCTCAGCGCTGGCACGCATTTCCCCCACCACCATCCTCGAAGACGCCACCGTCCCTCGCAGCGAACTCGCCAAAATGATTCGCTTCGTCGAAGCCATTGCCAAAAAATACAATCTAAAAGTTGGCACGTTCGGACACATGGGTGACGGCAACCTGCACCCCACCTTCCTGACCGACGAACGCAACAAGGAGGAAATGCATCGAGTCGAAGAAGCCTTCAAGGAAATCTTTGACGAAGCCATCCGCCTCGGCGGCACCATCACCGGCGAACACGGAGTCGGCCTCGCCAAAAAATCCTTCCTCCCCAAATTCCTCGGCGACGCCCAAATGCGCGTCCTCCGCGACCTCCGCAAGAGCCTTGATCCGCACGGAATCCTAAACCCCGGTAAGATGTTCGATTAA
- a CDS encoding pirin family protein, whose amino-acid sequence MITIRKSDERGHANHGWLDSYHSFSFADYYDPKFMGYRSLRVINDDKVSGGAGFGMHPHRDMEIVTYLLSGALEHRDSMGNGAVMKPGDVQRMTAGTGVLHSEKNYSPIEPVHLLQIWILPEQQSLKPGYEQKSFTSELTPGKLVPVVSKEPKNGALKIHQDMDLLIGKFNPGDKASYELKPNRHAWVQVAEGKVTLNGQELKAGDGAAVNDERNLSFEGKEPAQVLLFDLN is encoded by the coding sequence ATGATCACAATTAGAAAATCGGACGAAAGAGGACATGCCAATCATGGTTGGTTGGATTCTTACCACAGCTTTTCATTTGCGGATTATTATGATCCAAAGTTCATGGGCTATCGCAGCCTGAGAGTCATCAATGATGATAAGGTATCGGGTGGCGCAGGCTTCGGCATGCATCCGCATCGCGACATGGAAATCGTCACGTATCTCCTGTCGGGCGCGCTGGAACATCGCGACAGCATGGGCAACGGTGCGGTGATGAAACCGGGCGATGTTCAGCGCATGACGGCGGGTACGGGTGTGCTGCATAGCGAGAAGAATTACTCGCCGATTGAGCCGGTGCATCTGCTGCAAATCTGGATTCTACCGGAACAGCAATCCCTGAAGCCGGGTTATGAACAGAAATCGTTCACCTCGGAATTGACGCCGGGCAAGCTGGTCCCGGTGGTATCGAAAGAGCCGAAAAACGGTGCGCTGAAAATCCATCAGGATATGGACTTGCTCATCGGCAAATTCAATCCGGGTGACAAGGCTTCGTATGAACTGAAGCCGAACCGTCATGCCTGGGTGCAGGTGGCCGAAGGCAAGGTCACGTTGAACGGCCAGGAGTTGAAGGCTGGTGATGGGGCAGCGGTCAACGACGAACGGAACTTGTCGTTCGAAGGCAAGGAACCGGCGCAGGTGTTGTTGTTTGACCTGAACTGA
- a CDS encoding DUF5069 domain-containing protein → MSKEKLKLLAKDLTKEYPRSPRETLGGYVLAARCIDKCRAVLNETQGEYHYACPLDQRWLKFAEINPEELKAFVATGATDDEIANWVQQHAKKRSRTEIVQWNNKERDTRLSDLPPETQEYMEDYVQKYVPRNRPVYHWFDVFDLEEERI, encoded by the coding sequence ATGAGCAAAGAAAAATTGAAATTACTGGCGAAGGATTTGACGAAGGAATATCCGCGGAGTCCGCGGGAGACGTTGGGCGGTTATGTTTTGGCGGCACGATGCATCGATAAATGCCGGGCGGTGTTGAATGAAACGCAAGGCGAGTATCATTATGCCTGTCCGCTGGACCAGCGTTGGTTAAAGTTCGCGGAAATAAATCCGGAAGAATTGAAGGCGTTTGTGGCGACGGGTGCGACCGATGACGAGATCGCCAACTGGGTTCAGCAACATGCGAAGAAGCGTTCGCGCACAGAGATCGTGCAGTGGAACAACAAAGAACGGGACACGCGGTTGAGCGATTTGCCGCCCGAAACGCAGGAGTACATGGAAGATTATGTCCAGAAGTACGTGCCGCGGAATCGGCCGGTGTATCACTGGTTTGATGTGTTTGATTTGGAAGAAGAACGGATTTGA
- a CDS encoding DoxX family protein: MKTLKSLFKTTDDNGALVLRLGLAAVMFPHGAQKVLGWFGGYGFTGTMNFFTQTMHIPAPLAALAMTAEFLGPIALVFGLLSRVAAFGIGFTISVAAFTVALPNGFFMNWFGNQKGEGVEYHILMAVIALAVVIKGGGKWALDSVIARQLERTEVVKASAQKQQVAVAR; encoded by the coding sequence ATGAAAACATTAAAATCTCTTTTTAAGACTACTGATGACAATGGCGCGCTGGTGCTTCGTCTGGGTTTGGCGGCGGTAATGTTTCCGCATGGTGCGCAGAAAGTGCTTGGGTGGTTTGGTGGGTATGGATTTACAGGCACGATGAACTTTTTCACTCAGACCATGCACATACCTGCGCCGCTGGCAGCCCTGGCGATGACTGCTGAGTTCCTTGGTCCCATTGCCCTGGTGTTTGGATTGCTGAGCCGGGTCGCGGCATTTGGAATCGGCTTCACCATATCTGTGGCAGCATTCACGGTGGCATTGCCAAACGGGTTTTTTATGAACTGGTTTGGGAACCAGAAGGGTGAAGGTGTTGAGTATCATATCCTGATGGCGGTGATCGCCCTGGCGGTGGTAATCAAAGGCGGCGGCAAGTGGGCGTTGGATTCGGTGATTGCACGGCAGTTGGAACGAACAGAAGTTGTGAAAGCGTCAGCGCAGAAACAACAGGTGGCGGTTGCCCGATAA